CCAGATCACCACTCCCAGGGATGCAGCAGTGCTAGCTTATCAGAGTGGGTAGAAACAACTAGTTTGGGGCTGGAGAGTGCAATaccctctcctttccccctctaAGCCAAACGGCTGTTCTCATGTTTACTTGGGTGTCAAATCAAGCAGCACCCCTATAGTGGTGTATTTCTGGTCTAAATTAGCCACAGTCAGGTGGACTTAATCTCAAGCACTCAGCTTACTTAACACTAGTATAAAACATTAAGTATCTCATGAACAGCAATCAACCTGTTGGCCCAACGCAAACATGGAATAACAGCCACCTGAGATCATGCAGGAAGTCAGTCAGGTTCAGAAGATTCAGCTAAGATCCAAACGCTTTGAAGCTGCCCGAGCTGACCATGAGCTGACCACTAACCACGTTGCTACATTCTGTGTTCCTAAACTACACCAGCTGCGAAACTAAAATCACATCTTTTATGCTATGTGTGTTTAGAATAACGTTTCCATGGCCAAAAAGAGCACTTATAGACATGTGCTGAGACTCTGCATGGATGACTGTTCTCACCACTTGGCCCCTTCTCCAGCACCTTCAGGGAGTGTTTGCTATTGGCATTTTAGGCAGCCCGGATCTAGGCTGTCAGACGGATGTGACCTGCCTGTAGCAAGAGAGGGAGATCCTTTCCATGACCTTCTAACTTCCAAAGAGGCCCTTTTCATAAGCACCTGGAACTGGGCcagaaattgtttttccttgATTCTGACGTGCTGAATCCTGGCAAAAAggtcaaaaatatttaattcgTTGTCTTATAAATTCCTGATCGGTCGAACAGTTTCAAACAGAATTgaaagacactttttttctccttttacctTTTCAGCAATGCTTTGGAATTTTACAAGCTGTTCACTTTAAAGCATTAACataacttgtttattttttttttacacccTAAAGCAGATAATACACAAGGTCAAGTGTATTTTCAGTTCGGTCCCTTCCAACAAGCTATTTCTACAAGAAACTGCCCAGCCAGCTTCTGTCTGAAGCCCAAATTCACAGAAGACCCCTTTAAATGAGGATGGCCCTTTTGCAGTAGACAGGCTTAGGGGAAAGatatctgcattttcattcCTGCAGGTTCTCACTTTATTTAAGACCTCTGCAAGAGAAAAGGGCTTAAACATTCAAAGATGATTCTAAAAAAGCATCTTCCAGAAACAGCCTTTTTTCGCTCTTATCCAAAAGATACCTGTTAGCTAATGCAGTTCTAGAAGGATTGTAAATAAAGAATACAGATTTGAAAGTATTACATTTGTTTCTAAAGTAAATCCCATGCTGTTGGATAAAACTCTAACTTCACTCATTAGAGAATCTAGGGGAAAGCCTACATATGCTGACAGTTACGTGCTCCTGTGGGTTACACACTGAGTCAAACATCCAGCACCAGCACCTaaacaggaagcagaaaacttaaaaggaaaaagaaaaaaaaaaggttgacTTGGAAACTTTTTAGTGTATTTCCACTCCTTAATGCACCTGCCAGCTGCCCCCATTCTGGTTCACATTATGTTAAATCCCTTTCTCGACACAGTACACCACTTTTAAATCCCACTCAGCGTTGCCCTAACACATTGGTTCTTTCctacagctgcttttctttgaaatgaaactACAGAATTAGAAAGAATTAAACTCGTCTTATCAAAATAACTCCTTTAGAGATAGGAAATGATTTTTGCTAATTGGCAGAGAGAAGAGCCCTGACCAAAGATTCAAATATGTACAGTTGTTGGCAACAACATCTTCCAGGACAACACGGAGTATTTCAGTACCAAACTCATGCTTTTTAAGCATTCAACTTTGGGCAAACTTGTCATTGCCTGAGCTACACCGACACCAATGCTGGGCTTGCTGCTTTTGGGAAACAATGACCTATCTATTATATGAACCACTCAATACTTTCTAGGAGTCTTAAACATATTATACTTCCCTAGTGAGGTGTGTTCATTAAAACAGTTCTAAGCATCATTAGCAGCTGAAGCgaagattttcaaaagcactttgaaattcATAAGCAGAAGTTAGATACATTAATTTGACAATTTCAAAATCTATTTGTCTtgcctgaagaaataaaaagaagcctCACCAATTTCTGAAGCGTTTTAATATACCATAACCTCAACCTTTCAAAAGCATGAGGAATTCCTTTTGAATTCACAGATAGTGTTTAATCACCCAAAATTTAACAGCACAAATAAAACTCCTGTCAATTTTAAGGCATGTTCCTAACATGTAcatctctgcctgcctgccacGTGAGACACTTTCAAAGCCTGATTAATCCCCATTCCCAGctgagaaaatagaaagaagcTGAGAAAATAGAATGATcgacttaaaaaaaccctggcAACTCAGATACAGAACTGAGACCAAAACCAGTGCTTCCTGCTCTTAGTGACAGACACCATCCACTACATCAGCCAAAATACAAGCACTTTTATTTTGGTGTGTATTTTCCAAATCATGCTCTGAGATCTCACAAACCTTGAGTGGTGAAGTAAGGCTTGAAAGCTTATTCACATTAACAGTGAGCTCAATCTACACCTCGCAATCTGGGCCCCAGCTAGGTAGGTCACTAGGAGATCTCTTATTCTCACCTGAAAACACCTATTGCCTCTTCCcatcttcatttaaatgcaaataagaGCTTTCTAAAATTTTACAAGATTGCAACCTCAAGACACCATAATTCCAAACAGGAAAGCACAGTGAGAATCCTCAGGTCTTCAGGGAACACTGCAGCGTTTCTTTGATAAAAGGTAACTGCCTTCAAAACCAGTGCCTTGCCTAAGGGTTTCTTGCCCTTTGCCACAAGGCAAGTACCCTGGACTCCTTTCCAATTCCCCACGTACTGCCTACTATCCTCCTGCACAAGTATGGCTGCCCTCACACCACAGCAAGAGTCCAGAGCCTCCCTCTTGCTCACACACACTTGTGCATCCCTTCCCCTGTGTCTTTGCTATaccagaaagctggaaaaaacactgatttttgcCTAACACAAAGTCCTGCAAATACTGAAAGCTTGCAGAAGATGCAGCCTCCTCCACGGTCAAACCGACCTTGCCAGGAGGCAGAATCAACACAGCACCCAGTCAAGCACCGCATTAAGAGGACTGTATAAATTCTGAGAGTGGACCTACTAGCTCAGCCTGGCACCCAAGTGCTGGGAGTGATTCATTATCTTTAGCAGCACCACATTGCACTTCACGTGGCAAGTGGTAACCTCAGCGTTTGTCACattaaaactgaactgaaaatgtATGTTCAGTTACTGTTACTACGACGGCAGGTACAGAAACCTTTCCAAGACAACACTGTGCAATCACAAAGCTCTCTCCAAGTTCTGGGCTAGACAGACAAATTTGATTTAGATTTAGCAAGGAGGTGCCTTCTTGGGAAACTAAAAATTTAACTTGATGCAGCCTTTCTGAATCTCACCCCCAGCTCAAGAGAGTGcctctgctttgaaaagaacagagcagaagtgATAACGGCAACTgtatttctggaaaaggaagggaaagctCCACAACCACCACCTTTTGGCAACTCAGTTGCCTTTTTCCAGCTGCCAGCACAAATACAATTAATTAGGATGCACGCTAATACATGGTGCCTGACTGCTGAAGACCCTTCCTTCCCCTTGTTCACCCCGTCACCTTGCCTCTACTACCATTCCTGGATGCTCTGGTGAGCCAACTCGCTTTCAAAGCTTTCTGCCTGCATCCCAATTACTGACCCTAGGACTTGCATCTCTGCTGCTATTATCACTGGGCCTGGCCATCTAGAACAGTGTCTCTGTAACTAAGGGGTTGTTCTCTGaacaaatagctttttctttgttgtagCTGCTGCACAGACATGTCAATAGATGTGCGTGTTGTAAGAAACAAGAATATACTGGCACAAAACTCACAGGGAAGCTTCCAGTGCCTTAAAAACCTCCTAATGCAGAAAACAGATAAACAcgtaaaatgaaaaaaactccacatagtaaagatttaaaataaaaaaaaaacccacaaaaaaaccaaaaaccaaccaacaaccaaaaccaaaagactgATGCAAGGACTCTGAAGCAGAAGTATCTCTTGTTAATAAAACACACAGACCTAGATTTGGATCCCTACAGCTTTTCACATCACCGCAAGAACAAAAATCGGCAGCGTCAATACCCTTAACACTTATTCTGAAGTTATTTGGAAACCAAAGGTGCTTGAGTAATTGTCTGTCTTCAACACAACTGAAAGGCTGAGTTAAACAACACAAGCACACTTGAGTTTTTAAAAGGATACATGTTAAAATAAGCACAGAATTTGACCTACCATACATGGGCAAAGCATCCACGCATCCACTCCAGCACCCATCCCACGGAGGGAACACAAGCAGGTGCCTCCGCAAAGAAGCTCCCCCAGTTGGCCAAAGATCCAGCATCTAACTCTGCACAAGCTTCATGCCAGTACATCAGCCTGTGACACTGCCATGCTTGCCACACACACCTCAGATCCACCAAAATACGTTGCACTGTGTTAACAAGACCTATCGACAGAGGCATTATTCCCCATTTAATAGCacatcatttttgttttaacaacTATGTCAGTACATCCAACTTCGACAACACAGAAGACCCGCTACTTGTTCTCAAGCATTTTTGTTCTGGCCTCAAGAACTGAAACATCCAACCAATGAACTTCAGAGTaaggcttttccttcctctaaaATATTACTCAgccattttttttaagtgctccTATTATCTTACAGATTCTACCCAAAAACTCATAACACAAAGGCTttgcattttcacatttctaCGTTCCTTCTGTTTCAGCCCATTAGTCTACAATAATGAAATGCCTGATTCATCAGTTCTCTAGTAACATTAAAACTGGAACGGCTCATTTGGTTACACACGGATATTTCTTAGCCTACCTCCACAATATCTCTGTGAGTTAAATTACCTCCATCTCCTAAATGAAGGAACTGGATCGTGAAGTAGCTAGTCCTCATTTTTTTATGAGGGTATCACTCCAGGGCTCACATTGTGAAGACACTCCATACTGCAAGGTGGACCCTAGACTTCCACAAGAGCGGCCCCACTTTTTCAAGTATAAATAACAccaaaaaatgacaaaaccagagaaagatggaaataagaaaatttaaaacCCACAATATGCTGTGTTTGGATTGCACCTAACATTGCTATTATTACCAGACCTCCAAAATAATGATTATTAAACTGCTGCAGTATCTGGACTGTCTTCACTCACCGTAAGGCAGCAGATGAACCGGTTTGCTTTGGCTACAGGCAAAGCGCAAGACTGCTCCTTGAAAGCCAGCTGGTGAACTCTCTGCTCCCAAACAAACCTTCGGGCAGTTGCTCCCACGTACCAGGCTAAAATCAACTTCATTTGATTTTAGCTGCTCCCCGAAGAGCCTCCCATTAAACAACTAAACCATCCTGCATGGCTTTGACAGAGTAAATACCAAAAGCggtaacaaaaataaagcagaaaacacagggaggagaaaaacataAGCAGGTTTGGTGCACGAAGAGCAACAGCTTTGTAGCTGGCACGGAAAGACATGAGCTAATGGCAATGTAGGTACCAGAGCAAAGAGAACCGATCCATCCAACAACCTGCAGTGCCCGCATCGCCTGCACTCGCTGCACGGGACGGGGAGGGCTCCGCGCTTCGCTACTTAAACACATATTTTCCCGTAAGGACTCGGAACAGCAATACCCGGACGGCTGTTCCCCTCCAGTACCAACAAGGCTTTAACCAGCTCCCCCAAGAACGCAGAGCCCCTCCCCGGGCGGCGAGTCCCCCGAGAAGGGGGCGGCCGAGGCGGGGCCCACCGCGGCCCGCAGGAAGCCGTGGCCGAGCTCCGCTCCCGCACCGCCGCCCTGCCGAAGCCAGACCAGGCGAGGCGCTCTCGGCCCGGCCGCCCTCGGTGCCTGGCGCGGCGGGGACAGCGGCCCCGCGCTGCCGGAAGCGCCGTGAAGCGGGAGCCGCCGCCCCGAGCTCGCCGCCCGCCGCAGGCCCGGCCCGACGGGCTCCACAAAGGACGGAAGGCGCGGCCGGCAGGTGGGAGCGGGACTCACCGGGCTGGGGCGGCGCCTGCCGCCTCGGAGGACGGAGGGGCTGAGCGGGGCGCGGCCGCCACTCGGCGCCTCGGCaatggcggcggcggcgggacccaccgaggcggcggcggcggcggcggcaggagcCGGAGGGGGAAGCGGAACCGCCGCGCGTGGCCACAGCCCGCGAGGGCGGGGCGACCCTCAGGTGACTACAACTCCCGGCGGGCACCGCGCCGGCGGCGGAagtggcggcggcggcggggaccGAGCGCCCCGCCTCACCCCTGAGGGAcgggggcaggaggggctgcGGCAGCGCTACTCGGAGCCTCCTTCCACCTCCCTGCCCAAGGCACTGCAGCGCTGTTTTGGGGTCACATCGTCTAAGTTTTACATACATAACTCCTTTTCCGGTGGGCTGTAGCCGGCTGCAGGGCAGAGGCTCACCGCGCTAGaaaaacagaggcagagcaCTTCAATACTGGCTCTACCTCACCCTTTGGTTCCATCTTCTGGCGTTTAAATTTGAGATTATGTCCTCAGTGCTTCGTTTTGTGAGAGGAAAACTGGTGTGGCACAGCGCAGTGGCTTCGTCTGTGTTTCAGTGGCTCCTTGGGGTCTGCCCTGGCTTACTGAGGGAACAGGGCAGCAGAATTACTGCAGAGCCAGTGGTCAGAAAACTTGCCCTCACAGACCTGCCTTATTCTTCCAGGAACAGTACTCCAAAGTGACCGGGCTCTAGCTGGTATAGACTGCTCTGATCCGCTTCCTACCGTGGGCAAAGCCATCATCTTCACTTCTCTTTGCATGTTGCTTTGTTACTTTCCCATTCTGACTTAATTCTGTAGTTGATCCTCCCAGGATCAGACTTTTGTTAATTCATCTCTGCATGTGCCTCTCGACAAACTACAGTGGGTTTCTAAACTTCACGCTTCCCTCAGCTCTACTTCCCTTCCCGATAAGGTAACCCTACTTCTTGCTTGCTTCAGCCTTCAGCCTAAATCCACCCAGCTGCCACTCCAAGTCATTTTCAGAATCCTTTCCCCCCTCGCATTCTTCTGTCTCCCTCCCCAGGCGCatctttttaaacaaaccagGAGGGTTGTTTTGTGATTCAGAAAATCTTAACTCCTAACATGGTCTTTAACACCCCTTCCTACCCCTTTTCATTCATTGCTCTGATTCAGGCCTTACGCACATTAATGGTAGATATGTTTGTGTCCATCCCCTCTATCTATGTTCTCTTGCTAAGAATTCACAGCCACCTTGTTTCTAACTTCAGAGTTGCCAGGATTTTTCCAAAGGGCAACGACTGCCCTACAGCTCATCCTCTGTACCTGGAAGTGATCCCTGTAGGACTGGCACCTGCATCCTCCTGTGTCTGGCACGCCATCAGGGCATGCCTGCTGAATGCAGGGCTTGCTTAATGACAGTAGTTTTCAGTATGGGGGAGAAAGCTTAACTGGCAAATTCCTTCATACTTAACACTACAAGAGTTATTAGACTTatttacagctttaaaagaaaagcttatgTACTGTATTTATAATACAAATGCTATGGGTTTAAAACCAGCATCCATTGAGAAGTTCTGTGATTTCTCTCATAGTTTACATAAATCAGAATAAGAATTACTCAAGTTGAGCTGAAAAGATTGTGGGATCTTGATGTATTTCAGATACACTGAGCCACGTACCAACCAAAATGATCAGTGCACATTTAAACCATTCTGAAGTCAACTGTTTGTTTAGTACCGACAGCGCCAAGCCCCCTGTAATTCAAGCccctcctgcctcagtttctcctaTGGCATCTTAACATTAATGTGGGTTTCCATTCTCACATCTTCACTTGTATGGATTCCCAAATCATGCACTTGGAATGACTTATAGAATGACTTATCTTTGTAAGAGAGTCTGAGCACAAGAACTCAACTCAGGGAATTAAAAATCCCACTTGGAGACAAGCATTACCACGCTGGTCcgcagccctgctgtgctgtggttaAACAGGCCGCCAAATCTCACTGCCATTGTTCTGTTCAGTGTCTCCCTTCCCCCAAGCAGATGCAGAGCATGACTCCTCTGAGGTAGCGGATGAAGGACTGGCGCAGCCACCATCATTCAGCACAGTCGAGGGAAAACAAGAGCCCAGTGTCAGAGCACTTGCCAACCTGTCGTGGGCGAAGTCACAAGACGAGCTCTCTATTGAATTgagcagaagcaaaagaaagatgcCCAAGGGATCCTGAAGCTACAGCTGGACAGCGATGAAAGGCTGATTCTGCTGATGAGAAGCCTCGGCTGCACACTGAGCCCTCAAAAGGACAGAatttgaaaaccagaatttcCATTCATCCCCTCACACACACTTTCCCCAAAATCACCTGCTTTTACTAACTTACTCTCGGTTTATAGggaataaaatctattttctccACCAACAGTCCCCAGGAGCTACCGTAAACTCATAATGCCACCTACCGACAATTAGAAGAAACAGCAGCCGAGCCCCTCTCTCTATCCAGAGCAACTCAGGGTTTCCATCAAGTATTTCCCTTCCCATTTCCTTGGATTTATCAGCTGTTCTGACAGCTCGGTGCAAgtcttctaaaatatttgcttctgGTTAGTATCTTTTCACCAGTTTTCATCTTCCATGGGTTACTCTTTCCACTTCTGAAATAGAGTGAAATTTCTTTCAAGTTGTCTAAATTCTCTTTCTAAACTAATTTGACCAAGAGCAGCTAATCCCTCCCGGTTATTATAACAGGAGAGATTATTTAagccttctcctgccccaggcAAGCATAGAATGTCTTTTCACAAATTCATACGTAAAACATCTGGACAACGAGCTTAAAATTCAGATATTTAATGACTAGTTGATGTTTCTCATTACCCACAGGCTGTGGGTATGAACACACCACAGGTTCTGGTGTGTGAAAGGTAAGAATTGGGGCAAGAGAACTATAACCCATTATGGGACCCTCACACATTACTAAGAAATAACAATAGAATAGGATTCATTTAGAAAGCTGATGTAATATTCTAAGTTTTGCTGGATGGAGGTCAGTCATTCcatatttctttattctgaGCAGGTCACCTCGGAGAAGTGTCCGTATTTGCACACAGCTGCGAGAATCAGGCTGGAACAGAGCACCGTGGCAAGAAGAGTCACAGCACACACCATGGAACTATGTTGCCTGAGCCCCACTGGAACCTGCAGAATGGATTCCTCATGtgcctaaaaagaaaaataaatggatgaCACACATTTAACAAGCTACTGCTTTTTGACTGCAGCTTTGTTGATTAGTAACCAGACCACTATTTAATGAGAAGCCAGTTTTCTCTAAGGTGAACCACTATTTGGTTTCTGTTTGATGATGCAAGAAGcaacaaaatgtttttgcacAAGAGCTGCAGATACCCCAGACATCTTCAGGTATCTTAAATATAGGAAGGCACGTGTGTTACAAAAACAAGAGATTTGTTATGAGCCAAATTAGTCTTATTTCTGAATCTCTTCATTACTGCAACCCTTTCGAGTATCAAAGGCAGTTGCTGACAACACAAAAGATCCCGCTTTCCTTGGTTTTGACCCAGAATAAAGAAACTTTATGTTTTCCTAGATACTCAGCCAATCAGGTACCAACCAACCAAATAGaagtgacctttttttttcctaagatgCTATTCCATCAATCTTTGCAGTTCTAACCCTCCTTTAGTTAGGGTCTAAAGGAGTTTTCCGCTTCACTACTCTTCTGAAGCACCTACGTTGTAAAGACTTTTCTTAATTTGACCAGTTATATCCTAGAATTCCAAGTAAactattaaggaaaaaagaaaaaaaaggtgaggaTGTGCTCATCACAAAGACCAGAAGAGCACAGAGTGACCACAAATGTGTCAAGAAGGGCATGATAACCCTCATTAAAAGCCAATCAGAATGGAAGAAGGCAGCTTCCCTAAGAGGGAATCGCACAACTAGTCTTTTACTGGTTAGCTCCTGTGCTATGCAAGTTGCTACTCACAGcgggaaaaaaaggcagcagttgttaaaagagaagcaagaattCCCACAAATAAGAACTCACAGACTCATGTGTTACGCTGTACCACTGACAGGGGCTGACGTTTTCGCCTGAGCAGGGAGCTTCCACTTCAGCAGGCTTCCAACACTCTGCTGGCAGGCGATCTGCGGAAGGTGTTAATGCATCAGCAGGATCCACACGGGATGAAGCAATATAGCCTGCAAAGCTTTTCCAAATGAGGTATCTTTCCTCCACAACGGCTTGACAGAATCTACTCCCTGAAAGCCACCAGGTGAAACAGCATTGACAGAAATGTGCCAGCTAATCTGCACAGTCAAAGTGGTACCGGGCAGTCCTTTTCATGAACTTTGCAACTCTTCCCAATGCAGTAGGTACCCAAGAAACAATTTCACCTGTGTGGTATCTTGGCCCTTCCATCCTTAACGGGGCAAAGAATACCTCACTTGGCCTGTAGACCCCTCAACTTTAGCCATAGTTATTACTTCTCTTCCCCCAAACCAAAGtcattcttccatttctccttgTTGGCCTCCTGTTGGCACATGCAAGAACTCCCCTCCGATACTTCAAACACTTTCACGTGAATAATAAATATGTTCTCCTGCTCATAAGTCATAAATGTGGCAGAAACATGGGAAGATTTCATACCCTTTTTAATTGACCAGGCCGTCTTCCCTGCCCCTAAGTCTATCCCAGAAAAATCATTGCTCAAATAATGTGCAAATGAAGATAAAGGAGCTGAGAATCATTAACACATTTGACTTGGCAGCTAGCAAGAATGATTTTGTGAAAGGAAATACGATTTGTAGCAAAAATCTAGGATTTCACTGTTCatgtaatttgaaatatttattgtcaGTGGATATCAGGTTCTTGTTTCAAAGGAGGCTGCGACTCCAACCATTCTAACCTCCAGGCACAGAGTTCTCTACATTCCCCCCCTTACCATGTAGGGAATGCAGGAAGTGTTAGAAACCATCAGAATACTCCGATTACTCTCAATACGTGACAGTGAATATTAAATATGCCCTGCATGGCTTCAGCAgccaagaaaaacactgaaaaagccACCTGAGCACCCAACTCTTCACAAGGCAAGAACTGCGACAAACAGACTGACTGCCAGTGCTGCCTGCGACAGCACAACGGCACAATGGCAGCAGCACACCACCAAGAAGTGCATAAACAATTAATCTGCCTTTGgtcaagcagcagcaggattcAAAGTGGTGGTCTTTATCAGGGCCACTATCTTCCCTTCATGTTCATATGACTACGGAGAGCTCCATCTCCAGAAGACACATACAGAACCAGATTCCAACGTCCGTATGCCCACTattattcctctctctccaaAAGAACACGTAACAAGAACCTCACTGTCACAGCAGCAGACCAGTACTTCTGGGCTCTTCAGAACCACCACCGCTTCCTCACTGTCTTCTGCGGGCCGGTGATACCGCCCGTGCACAGGCAAGGCAGCTCTAAAGCAGTGAGAACACCGAGGGTCGGGTTCCAGGTACAGCAGAACTAGAAGATCTGTGGCTAAGTACTCGGGAGCCTCCACATCAACGACATCAGGAATTAACACCGCCTGCAAGCGAAGAAACATGTGGCTGTGATCAGACTCCACACAAGGGAGGGATGCGGGGGAAAAGAGTAACATATTAACATTTTGTGCATGATTCTGGGATTTAAAAGTCCACTGTCTGCTGTGGTAACCTACTGCTGCATCACAagggaaaagcattttcctcATTCTAACACTGGGCCTGCTTTCATGGTCAGGAAGATTAAGTGGAAAATTCTGTCCTGTGCTGGTATTGGCTGGggtaaagttaattttcttcatagtagctgtATGGGgctgttttgcatttgtgctggaaacagtgctgataacacagtgACATTTTcgttactgctgagcagtgcccacacagagtcaaggctttttctgctcctcacagcaccccaccagtgagcaggctgggggtgcacaaggagttggggggggacacagcgggacagctgaccccagggatattccatactatatgacatcatgctcagcatataaagctggggaagaaagaagagggggaCGTTGGGAGTGATGGTATTTGTCTTCCTAAGTGACAGTTACGTGTGATagagccctgctgtcctggagagaGCTGAATgcctgcctgaccatgggaagtggggaatgaattccttgttttgcttggCTTGTGTGTATgccttttgctttacctgttaaactgtctaTCTCAACCCAAAAGTTTTCTCACAACTCAAAATGCCCTGTACCAGGTGATACTGATCAAGCCAAGAGATACAACGAGATGTCATGAAGATGATACTGTGTGGCACCTCCTTCCAGGAAAAGGAATTTATCACCTTGGTTCAACAAGCCAGATGACCAGAGATTACAACTTCCTGAGCATCCTTATCTGAGTAACTGCCAGATGTCTTAGCTTTGGAGTTGTTACCTTTGTTAAATT
This genomic window from Strigops habroptila isolate Jane chromosome 8, bStrHab1.2.pri, whole genome shotgun sequence contains:
- the PIGX gene encoding phosphatidylinositol-glycan biosynthesis class X protein, giving the protein MAGGPRWRCGAALLRAGLSALLCALHAQAVCQGATVTQELLKEGFHRDLLLQVELGVVGEHAGGCTVAARTHLPPGIYVDPYELASLQQHNLTKAVLIPDVVDVEAPEYLATDLLVLLYLEPDPRCSHCFRAALPVHGRYHRPAEDSEEAVVVLKSPEVLVCCCDNRLPAECWKPAEVEAPCSGENVSPCQWYSVTHESAHEESILQVPVGLRQHSSMVCAVTLLATVLCSSLILAAVCKYGHFSEVTCSE